In Meiothermus ruber DSM 1279, the following proteins share a genomic window:
- a CDS encoding nucleotidyltransferase: MTQEMLEFIRCLNTQGARSMVIGGYALAFLGVPRYTKDLDLWVDLSEAPLVLRAIQTFFGGDDLGLTLEDLSTPGVVQLGYEPNRIDLVLLAGLDFDQAYERSQVHQVEGLPVRVVSREDFITLKRAFGRSIDLRDIEEL, translated from the coding sequence ATGACCCAGGAGATGCTCGAGTTTATCCGCTGCCTCAATACCCAGGGCGCTCGCTCAATGGTAATCGGTGGCTATGCCCTGGCTTTTTTGGGCGTGCCCCGCTACACCAAAGACCTCGACCTGTGGGTAGACCTAAGCGAGGCTCCCCTAGTTCTTCGAGCCATCCAGACTTTTTTTGGTGGGGACGATTTGGGGCTCACCCTGGAGGACCTCAGCACCCCAGGGGTGGTTCAACTGGGCTACGAGCCCAACCGGATTGATCTGGTGCTGCTGGCTGGGCTAGATTTCGACCAGGCCTACGAGCGAAGCCAGGTTCATCAGGTAGAGGGCCTCCCGGTGCGGGTGGTCTCGCGTGAGGATTTTATTACCCTGAAAAGGGCTTTTGGGCGCAGCATTGACCTGCGCGATATCGAGGAACTATGA
- the def gene encoding peptide deformylase — MAEILPIRLYGDPVLKKKALPVQDFSGIPQLAENMLETMFEARGVGLAAPQVGVSQRLFVAAEYLDDDEEEGPEADLKTRVKQLYVMVNPVITYRAGRQSILEGCLSLPGLYAEGAQRDLQVRVEYQDEHGQKKVLEAEGYLAVVMQHEIDHLDGILFFQRMSFADRQKFLEEHREDLAEFQRQAKAFLREAKR, encoded by the coding sequence ATGGCCGAGATTCTCCCCATCCGCCTGTACGGCGACCCTGTTTTGAAGAAAAAAGCCCTGCCGGTGCAGGACTTTAGCGGCATACCCCAACTGGCCGAGAACATGCTCGAGACCATGTTTGAGGCCCGGGGGGTGGGGCTGGCCGCCCCGCAGGTGGGTGTGAGCCAGCGGCTGTTTGTGGCCGCTGAGTACCTGGACGACGACGAAGAAGAAGGCCCCGAGGCCGACCTCAAGACCCGCGTCAAGCAGCTATATGTGATGGTGAACCCCGTCATTACCTACCGCGCGGGCCGGCAGTCCATCCTCGAGGGCTGCCTTTCGCTGCCGGGCCTGTACGCCGAGGGGGCCCAGCGCGACCTGCAGGTGCGGGTCGAGTACCAGGACGAGCACGGCCAGAAGAAGGTGCTCGAGGCCGAGGGTTACCTGGCGGTGGTCATGCAGCACGAGATTGACCACCTCGACGGCATCCTTTTCTTCCAGCGCATGTCCTTCGCCGACCGGCAGAAGTTCCTCGAGGAGCACCGTGAAGACCTGGCCGAGTTCCAGCGCCAGGCCAAAGCCTTTTTGCGAGAAGCCAAGCGATGA
- a CDS encoding M16 family metallopeptidase produces the protein MALSQVEVLPNGLTLAVEERPWTPGVAMQLLVPVGAVNDPEGMEGAASLLEGWLWKGAGRRDARALAEAFDDLGVRRGSSSALEHTTFAAQFLADKLEAVLGLYADVLMRPHLPSEALEAVRQIALQELAALEDQPPKKMFAALRRAVFASPHGRNPSGQEAHLKAISAEALRDDFARRYAPQGAILALVGGIGFEEARQAVLNAFGAWSGAGAGYPPVELAPVRTLHLEQETAQVQIGLIYPDISFEHPEFYSARLAVQVLSGGSSSRLFTEVREKRGLVYSVYAAPNGVKGYSYLTAYAGTTPERADETLRVMQAEIARLAEGVREEELERTKVGLRAALVMQDESSRSRAASIARDLYLLGRVRTLDEIEAQIAAVDVTRINRYLAAHPYQNPWIATLGPRKLVAAE, from the coding sequence ATGGCTTTATCCCAAGTTGAAGTGTTGCCCAACGGCCTGACGCTGGCCGTGGAAGAACGCCCCTGGACACCGGGTGTGGCTATGCAGCTTCTGGTTCCGGTGGGCGCCGTGAACGATCCCGAGGGGATGGAGGGCGCAGCCAGCCTGCTGGAGGGCTGGCTATGGAAAGGGGCCGGTCGCCGCGATGCGCGGGCCCTGGCCGAGGCCTTCGACGACCTGGGGGTGCGCCGGGGTAGCAGCAGCGCCCTCGAGCACACCACCTTCGCCGCGCAGTTCCTGGCCGACAAGCTGGAGGCGGTGCTGGGGCTGTACGCCGACGTGCTGATGCGCCCCCACCTGCCCAGCGAGGCCCTCGAGGCGGTGCGGCAGATCGCCCTGCAGGAGCTGGCCGCGCTGGAGGATCAGCCCCCCAAGAAGATGTTTGCGGCCCTGCGCCGGGCGGTGTTTGCCAGCCCCCACGGGCGCAACCCCAGCGGCCAGGAGGCCCACCTCAAAGCCATCTCCGCCGAGGCCCTGCGGGACGACTTTGCCCGGCGCTACGCCCCCCAGGGGGCCATTCTGGCCCTGGTGGGCGGCATCGGCTTTGAAGAGGCCAGGCAGGCTGTTCTGAACGCTTTTGGGGCCTGGAGCGGGGCGGGGGCGGGCTACCCGCCGGTTGAGCTGGCGCCGGTGCGCACCCTGCACCTCGAGCAGGAGACCGCCCAGGTGCAGATCGGCCTGATCTACCCCGACATCTCCTTCGAGCACCCCGAGTTCTACAGCGCCCGCCTGGCCGTGCAGGTGCTCTCGGGGGGCAGCAGCAGCCGCCTGTTTACCGAGGTGCGGGAGAAGCGGGGCCTGGTCTACTCGGTGTACGCCGCACCCAACGGCGTTAAAGGCTATAGCTACCTGACCGCCTACGCCGGCACCACCCCCGAGCGGGCCGACGAGACCCTGCGGGTGATGCAGGCCGAGATCGCCCGGCTGGCCGAAGGGGTGCGCGAGGAGGAGCTCGAGCGCACCAAGGTGGGCCTGCGGGCGGCTTTGGTGATGCAGGACGAGTCCTCGCGCTCGAGGGCTGCCAGCATCGCCCGCGACCTTTACCTGCTGGGCCGGGTGCGCACCCTGGACGAGATCGAGGCCCAGATTGCAGCCGTAGACGTAACACGCATCAACCGCTACCTGGCCGCCCACCCCTACCAGAACCCCTGGATTGCCACCCTGGGGCCGCGCAAGCTGGTGGCTGCTGAATAG
- a CDS encoding CAP domain-containing protein produces MWVWFLGLLLCGGALAQTALELEVLQRTNQVRQERGLRPLQWDALAYKAALGHAQDMQERNFFAHQNPDGLGAAERMRAVGVLEVMVGENLASFEGYPDPEIPQRALVGWMNSPGHRANLLKPEFTHLGVALVRQGRRVVVVQNFIGRPFDPQVRLTPAQAERTVLVLSGSAPGTVGVFVGNNLYARLNPPIQARLELPPSAEVSFALFDGQTWWATQNGQRGLRLEQTLERSAVPGQRVVLQLPAGSFTLAVGAQPRFWQNLSGPVRLELTLPSTLEALWLGLRQGNRISYSHRIPLKP; encoded by the coding sequence GTGTGGGTGTGGTTTTTGGGGTTGTTGCTTTGCGGTGGGGCGCTGGCCCAGACTGCCCTGGAGCTGGAGGTGCTCCAGCGCACCAACCAGGTGCGCCAGGAACGCGGCCTGCGGCCCTTGCAGTGGGACGCGCTGGCCTACAAGGCGGCGCTGGGGCACGCCCAGGATATGCAGGAGCGCAACTTCTTTGCCCACCAGAACCCGGATGGCCTGGGGGCCGCCGAGCGGATGCGGGCCGTAGGGGTGCTCGAGGTGATGGTGGGGGAGAACCTGGCCAGCTTCGAAGGCTACCCCGACCCCGAGATCCCCCAACGGGCGCTTGTGGGCTGGATGAACAGCCCCGGCCACCGGGCCAACCTGCTCAAGCCGGAGTTCACCCACCTGGGGGTGGCCCTGGTGCGCCAGGGCCGCCGGGTGGTGGTGGTGCAGAACTTCATCGGGCGGCCCTTCGACCCCCAGGTGCGCCTGACCCCAGCCCAGGCCGAGCGCACGGTGCTGGTTCTTTCGGGGAGCGCCCCCGGTACGGTGGGGGTGTTTGTGGGCAACAACCTTTACGCCCGGCTCAACCCCCCCATCCAGGCCCGCCTCGAGCTGCCCCCCAGCGCCGAGGTGAGCTTTGCGCTTTTCGACGGCCAGACCTGGTGGGCCACCCAGAACGGCCAGCGCGGCCTGCGCCTCGAGCAGACCCTCGAGCGAAGCGCTGTACCCGGCCAGCGCGTGGTTCTTCAGCTCCCGGCGGGCAGCTTCACCCTGGCGGTGGGCGCACAACCGCGCTTCTGGCAGAACCTCTCGGGGCCGGTGCGCCTCGAGCTTACCCTCCCCAGCACGCTGGAAGCGCTATGGCTGGGCCTGCGCCAGGGCAACCGCATCAGCTACAGCCACCGGATTCCCCTGAAGCCCTAG
- a CDS encoding CAP domain-containing protein, which yields MKPWMLVCLLSLAACTSPAAPPSTESPDPPSESLPACSAVRFDAEGAGLSSAVFTQALNQVRATPCRCANQAFASPVAAVAWDAKLEAAALAHSQDMQRNNFFSHTGSDGSNPGQRIARAGYSAASWGENIAAGYPDMNTVIRGWLDSRSGHCEAIKSASFSEIGAALVQGDASNTYRTYWTLVLARPR from the coding sequence GTGAAGCCTTGGATGCTGGTTTGTCTGCTTAGTCTGGCGGCCTGCACCTCCCCTGCCGCCCCACCATCCACAGAGAGCCCCGATCCGCCTTCGGAAAGCCTGCCTGCCTGCAGCGCGGTTCGCTTCGATGCCGAAGGTGCCGGCCTGAGCAGCGCGGTGTTCACCCAGGCCCTCAACCAGGTGCGGGCCACTCCCTGCCGCTGCGCCAACCAGGCCTTTGCCAGCCCGGTGGCCGCGGTGGCCTGGGACGCCAAGCTCGAGGCCGCCGCCCTGGCCCACAGCCAGGACATGCAACGCAATAATTTTTTCTCACACACCGGCTCCGACGGTAGCAACCCCGGTCAGCGCATCGCGCGGGCCGGCTACAGCGCCGCCAGCTGGGGGGAGAACATCGCCGCCGGCTACCCCGACATGAACACGGTAATCCGGGGCTGGCTGGACAGCAGAAGTGGGCACTGCGAGGCCATTAAGAGCGCCAGCTTCAGCGAGATTGGGGCAGCCCTGGTGCAGGGCGATGCCTCCAACACCTACCGCACCTACTGGACGCTGGTATTGGCCCGGCCCCGTTAG
- the fmt gene encoding methionyl-tRNA formyltransferase encodes MNETISTHSNQPRRVAFFGSPAWAVPVLEALYQQHQVVLVVTQPDKPAGRGLKLTPCPVAAWAEARGLRVEKPARLRKNLEFTELFREIAPEVAVTAAYGKILPAELLAIPRFGFLNLHPSDLPKYRGPAPVQWTLIHGETETAVCIMQTDVGMDTGPVVARWRTPVGPDETAVELSNRLRDKGIELLLEALADLEHLQPQPQPALGTHAPMLQKDDGKIVWERSADEIYNRHRGVQPWPGSWFEHRGRRVKVLQMSRGPLEQILEPGTVLHIADGLMVAAGQGSLLLKEVQPEGKKPMPAADWARGARLRVGDRLG; translated from the coding sequence ATGAACGAGACCATCTCAACCCACTCCAACCAACCTCGCAGGGTGGCCTTCTTCGGCTCCCCGGCCTGGGCGGTGCCGGTGCTCGAGGCCCTCTACCAGCAGCACCAGGTGGTGCTGGTGGTGACCCAGCCCGACAAACCGGCGGGCCGGGGTCTCAAGCTCACGCCCTGCCCGGTGGCCGCCTGGGCCGAGGCCCGGGGCCTGCGGGTCGAGAAGCCCGCCAGACTGCGCAAGAACCTCGAGTTCACAGAGCTTTTCCGGGAGATCGCCCCGGAGGTGGCGGTCACGGCGGCCTACGGCAAAATTCTCCCCGCCGAGCTGCTGGCAATCCCCCGGTTCGGCTTCCTGAACCTGCACCCTTCCGACCTGCCCAAGTACCGCGGCCCGGCTCCGGTGCAGTGGACGCTGATCCACGGCGAGACCGAGACCGCCGTCTGCATCATGCAGACCGATGTGGGCATGGACACCGGCCCGGTGGTGGCCCGCTGGCGCACCCCGGTGGGCCCCGACGAAACAGCCGTGGAGCTTTCCAACCGCCTGCGCGACAAAGGGATCGAGCTGTTATTGGAGGCCCTGGCCGACCTCGAGCACCTGCAACCCCAGCCCCAGCCGGCCCTGGGCACCCACGCCCCCATGCTGCAAAAAGACGACGGAAAAATCGTCTGGGAGCGTAGCGCCGATGAAATCTACAACCGCCACCGGGGGGTGCAGCCCTGGCCGGGAAGCTGGTTCGAGCACCGGGGCCGGCGGGTAAAGGTGCTGCAGATGTCGAGGGGCCCACTGGAGCAGATTCTCGAGCCGGGCACGGTTCTGCACATCGCCGATGGGCTCATGGTTGCCGCCGGGCAGGGCAGCCTCTTGCTGAAAGAGGTGCAGCCCGAGGGTAAGAAGCCCATGCCGGCCGCCGACTGGGCGCGGGGGGCCCGCCTGCGGGTGGGCGATCGGCTGGGCTGA
- a CDS encoding DMT family transporter — MEARVLLAIALTILPWASAFAGIRAGLQDYSPAHLTLLRFLVASSVMLVYALLVRMPLPERRDWPAIFGLGFLGITVYHTALNFGQVTVKAGPAALLIAVGPVFVALMSYFFLRERLSAWGWLGIAVAFTGVALIAVGNHPGSFQLEPGALLIVLSALVTSVYFVFQRRLARKYNPLNFTAYTIWAGTLPLLVFWPGLFSEVQAASPQATWSVIYLGVLPGGLSYLTWNYALSRAPASQVTSFLYVSPVLATLIAYLWLGEVPGLLALVGGGIALVGVIIVNTLGRVTRDA; from the coding sequence GTGGAAGCTCGAGTTCTCCTTGCCATCGCCCTTACCATCCTGCCCTGGGCCTCGGCCTTTGCCGGGATACGGGCGGGCCTGCAGGACTACAGCCCCGCGCACCTCACCTTGCTGCGCTTTTTAGTGGCCTCGAGCGTGATGCTGGTTTATGCCCTGCTGGTGCGGATGCCGCTGCCCGAGCGGCGCGACTGGCCGGCCATCTTCGGGCTGGGGTTTCTGGGCATTACCGTCTACCACACCGCCCTCAATTTCGGGCAGGTCACGGTGAAAGCTGGCCCGGCGGCCCTCCTGATTGCGGTGGGGCCGGTGTTTGTGGCCCTGATGTCCTATTTTTTCCTGCGGGAGCGGCTCTCGGCCTGGGGCTGGTTGGGCATTGCAGTGGCTTTTACCGGGGTGGCCCTGATTGCGGTGGGGAACCATCCGGGTAGTTTTCAGCTCGAGCCCGGCGCTTTGCTGATTGTGCTCTCGGCCTTGGTGACCTCGGTGTATTTTGTCTTCCAGCGGCGCCTGGCGCGTAAGTACAACCCCCTCAACTTCACGGCCTACACCATCTGGGCCGGTACGCTGCCCCTGCTGGTCTTCTGGCCGGGGCTCTTCTCCGAGGTGCAGGCGGCCTCGCCGCAGGCTACCTGGAGCGTGATCTACCTGGGGGTGCTGCCCGGCGGCCTTTCGTACCTGACCTGGAACTACGCCCTGAGCCGCGCCCCGGCCTCGCAGGTGACCAGTTTTCTGTATGTCTCCCCGGTGCTCGCCACCCTGATCGCCTACCTCTGGCTGGGGGAAGTGCCCGGCCTGCTGGCTTTGGTGGGCGGGGGTATCGCCCTGGTGGGGGTGATCATCGTGAACACGCTGGGGAGGGTGACCAGGGATGCTTAG
- a CDS encoding M16 family metallopeptidase translates to MTLTRPTLTFRQTTLENGLTVIAEINPEAKSVALGYFCKTGSRDETPEIAGVSHFLEHMLFKGTERRDALQVNLEFDQMGAQYNAYTSEENTVYYGAVLPEFAPRLLELWSDLMRPALRQEDFDTEKQVILEEIALYEDRPNVMLFDWGRARYFAGHPLGNSVLGTTQSITALTREQMAQYQARRYAPSNLVLALAGRVDWERTLEQVAALTASWPKGHAERAYPALNPAVGELREPYPKATQTYLAVFAPGVAAQDPRRYAASILANILGEEGNSRLHWALTDKGLVESVGAGVDEADQAGLFYIYAQTDPANEEVVKAVLREELERLERQGVRPEELERAKNKLATALVFAGETPMQRLMSVGLQYLYNQSYEPLSEVARKVEAVTLDDVNGLLEAQPFSRSFFYSLVPAG, encoded by the coding sequence ATGACCCTGACCCGACCGACCCTGACCTTCCGCCAAACCACCCTCGAGAACGGACTCACCGTCATCGCCGAGATCAACCCCGAGGCCAAGAGCGTGGCCCTGGGCTACTTCTGCAAGACCGGCAGCCGCGACGAGACCCCGGAGATCGCGGGTGTTTCGCACTTTCTGGAGCACATGCTGTTCAAAGGCACTGAGCGGCGCGACGCCCTGCAGGTCAACCTCGAGTTCGACCAGATGGGGGCCCAGTACAACGCCTACACCTCGGAGGAGAACACCGTCTACTACGGGGCGGTGCTGCCCGAGTTCGCCCCCCGGCTTTTGGAGCTGTGGAGCGACCTGATGCGCCCGGCCCTGCGCCAGGAGGACTTCGACACCGAGAAGCAGGTCATCCTCGAGGAGATCGCCCTCTACGAAGACCGCCCCAACGTGATGCTCTTCGACTGGGGGCGGGCCCGCTACTTTGCCGGGCACCCGCTGGGGAATAGCGTGCTGGGCACCACCCAGTCCATCACCGCCCTGACCCGCGAACAGATGGCCCAGTACCAGGCCCGGCGCTACGCTCCTTCCAACCTGGTGCTGGCCCTGGCGGGCCGGGTGGATTGGGAGCGCACCCTCGAGCAGGTGGCCGCGCTCACCGCTTCCTGGCCGAAGGGCCATGCCGAAAGGGCCTACCCGGCGCTGAACCCGGCGGTGGGCGAGCTGCGCGAACCCTACCCCAAGGCCACCCAGACCTACCTGGCCGTTTTTGCACCGGGGGTCGCGGCCCAGGACCCGCGCCGCTACGCGGCCAGCATTCTGGCCAACATCCTGGGGGAAGAGGGCAACAGCCGCCTGCACTGGGCCCTGACTGATAAGGGGCTGGTGGAGTCGGTGGGGGCCGGGGTGGATGAGGCCGACCAGGCCGGTCTGTTTTACATCTACGCCCAGACCGACCCCGCCAATGAGGAGGTGGTCAAGGCCGTGCTGCGCGAGGAACTCGAGCGCCTCGAGCGCCAGGGGGTGCGCCCGGAGGAGCTCGAGCGGGCCAAAAACAAACTGGCCACCGCCCTGGTGTTTGCTGGCGAAACCCCCATGCAGCGCCTGATGAGCGTGGGCCTCCAGTACCTCTACAACCAGAGCTACGAGCCCCTGAGCGAGGTGGCCCGCAAGGTGGAGGCCGTCACGCTTGACGACGTAAACGGCCTGCTCGAGGCCCAGCCCTTCAGCCGGAGCTTCTTCTACAGCCTGGTACCGGCGGGCTAA